From the Lolium rigidum isolate FL_2022 chromosome 2, APGP_CSIRO_Lrig_0.1, whole genome shotgun sequence genome, one window contains:
- the LOC124688169 gene encoding protein NRT1/ PTR FAMILY 7.3-like: MVMAPNTIDSKTISPITEDGSMDRRGNPAVKAKTGKWKSSILLLVNYGLVTCAFFGVGVNLVVFLRRVLHQDNAEAANSISKWTGTVYIFSLIGAFMSDSYWGRYITCAIFQMIYVTGLVILSLASWFLLVKPSGCGDPETQCNPPSTAGVALFYLSTYMIAFGNGGYQPSIATLGSDQFDETDPDEARSKVAFFSYFYLALNVGSLFSNTVLVYYEDAGQWVMGFWVSAGAATLALVLFLLGTPNYRYFKPSGNPLTRIAQVLVAACRKWRANAPARGELLHELDGDEAYREAGIRKILHSDQLRYLDKAATVTEEDYCEPENLKNPWRVCTVTQVEEVKCILKMLPIWLCTIVYSVVFTQMASLFVEQGTTMNTSIGSFHVPAASMSVFDILSVLAFIAIYRRVLVPVMARLSGNPQGLTELQRMGVGLVIGMAAMVVAGVVEVERLKRVPASTPDQPSSLSVLWQVPQYALIGASEVFMYVGQLEFFNGQAPDGVKSFGSSLCMASISLGNYVSIMLVSVVTTLTAGDRRPGWIPGNLNSGHLDRFYFLLAALSLVDLAVYVACAMWYKGIKLDSNGERGKVAVHV; the protein is encoded by the exons ATGGTGATGGCTCCGAACACCATCGACTCGAAGACCATATCACCCATCACTGAAGATGGGTCCATGGACAGGCGTGGGAACCCGGCAGTCAAGGCAAAAACTGGGAAATGGAAATCTTCCATCCTGCTGCTAG TGAACTATGGACTTGTAACATGCGCCTTCTTCGGCGTCGGTGTGAATCTGGTGGTGTTCCTCCGGAGGGTGCTCCACCAGGACAACGCCGAGGCTGCCAACAGCATCAGCAAATGGACCGGCACTGTCTACATCTTCTCCCTCATTGGTGCCTTCATGAGCGATTCCTACTGGGGCCGCTACATCACCTGCGCCATCTTCCAGATGATCTATGTCACG GGCCTGGTGATACTGTCGCTCGCTTCATGGTTCCTGCTGGTGAAGCCATCAGGGTGTGGCGACCCAGAGACGCAGTGCAATCCACCATCAACGGCAGGGGTAGCGTTGTTCTACCTGTCCACGTACATGATCGCGTTCGGCAATGGCGGTTACCAGCCATCAATTGCGACGCTGGGGTCAGACCAGTTCGACGAGACTGACCCAGACGAGGCACGCTCCAAGGTGGCCTTCTTCAGCTACTTCTACCTGGCCCTCAACGTGGGCTCCCTCTTCTCCAACACGGTGCTTGTGTACTACGAGGATGCGGGACAGTGGGTCATGGGATTCTGGGTCTCCGCAGGCGCGGCGACGCTGGCGTTGGTGCTCTTCCTCCTCGGCACCCCCAACTACCGCTACTTCAAGCCCAGCGGCAACCCGCTGACCCGCATCGCGCAGGTGCTCGTCGCTGCGTGCCGCAAGTGGCGCGCCAACGCGCCCGCCCGCGGCGAGCTGCTCCATGAGCTGGACGGCGACGAGGCATACAGGGAGGCCGGCATCAGGAAGATCCTGCACAGCGACCAGCTCAGGTATCTCGACAAGGCCGCGACGGTGACTGAGGAGGACTACTGCGAGCCAGAGAACTTGAAAAACCCATGGAGGGTCTGCACGGTGACGCAGGTGGAGGAGGTGAAGTGCATCCTGAAGATGCTGCCCATCTGGCTGTGCACCATCGTGTACTCGGTGGTGTTCACCCAGATGGCCTCATTGTTCGTGGAGCAAGGCACCACCATGAACACCAGCATCGGGTCGTTCCACGTGCCGGCGGCGAGCATGTCGGTGTTCGACATCTTGAGTGTGCTAGCGTTCATCGCCATCTACCGACGCGTGCTGGTGCCGGTCATGGCAAGGCTGTCAGGGAACCCGCAGGGGCTGACGGAGCTGCAGCGCATGGGCGTCGGGCTCGTGATAGGCATGGCAGCAATGGTGGTGGCGggcgtggtggaggtggagcggcTGAAGCGGGTGCCTGCGTCCACGCCGGACCAGCCAAGCTCCCTGAGCGTGCTGTGGCAGGTGCCGCAGTACGCGCTGATTGGGGCTTCCGAGGTGTTCATGTACGTGGGGCAGCTAGAGTTCTTCAACGGGCAGGCACCCGATGGCGTCAAGAGCTTCGGCAGCTCGCTGTGCATGGCATCCATCTCGCTCGGGAACTACGTCAGCATCATGCTGGTCAGCGTGGTCACCACCCTCACCGCCGGGGACAGGAGGCCCGGCTGGATCCCAGGGAACCTCAATTCCGGCCACCTCGACAGGTTTTACTTCCTCCTCGCCGCGCTCTCACTCGTCGACCTCGCGGTGTATGTGGCCTGCGCGATGTGGTACAAGGGCATCAAGCTCGACAGCAACGGAGAGAGGGGAAAAGTGGCTGTGCACGTTTAG